The Pseudomonadota bacterium nucleotide sequence GCCACGAGCTTGGATCCGAATAGCTCGATCGTCCGGAGCTATCTGGGCAAGGCCTACTATGAAGAGAAACGCATGCCGTTGGAGGAGCACCAGTATAGTATTGCCGAGGAACTGGACCCTAAGGATCCCACCCCATGGTTCTACGATGCAATCGCGAAACAGACGACGAACCGGCCGGTCGAGGCCTTGCAGGACATGCAAAAAGCCATTGAATTGAACGACAACCGTGTAGTCTACCGGTCACGTCTGTCGCTCGATTCGGACCTGGCGGCCCGCAGCGCGAGCCTGGCCCGGGTCTACACCGATCTGGGTTTCCAGCAATTGGCCTTGGTGGAGGGCTGGAAGTCGGTCAACACCGATCCAAGCGACTTTTCCACCCATAGGCTTCTGGCCGATTCGTATGCGGCGTTGCCCCGCCACGAGATCGCTAGGGTCAGCGAGCTGCTACAGTCTCAGCTGCTGCAGCCCATCAACACGACGCCCATTCAGCCGCGCCTTGGCGAAAGCAACCTGTTCCTCATCAGCGCCCAAGGACCTGGGGCCCTCTCCTTCAATGAGTTTAACCCTATTTTCAACCGAGATGGGGTCACAATACAGACTAGCGGCCTGGTCGCGGAGAATAGCACCTATGGTGGAGAAGCCGTTGCCTCGGGGATCTACCAGAAGACATCCTTCAGCGTCGGTGGATTCCACTTTACCACAGACGGGTTTCGAGAAAATGCCGACCAGCGGGACGAAATCGCTAACGTCTTCGTTCAGCAAGAACTTACGCCGGACACGGGCATCCAAGTCGAGTACCGGTACCGGGATCTGGAGCAAGGCGACGTTCAGCAGCGATTCTTCCCGGAGGATTTCTTCCGCGGTCTGAGAAACGAGGAAGAGCGGCATACCTTCCGCCTCGGCGCGCGCCATGCGTTCTCGCCGGGCTCCATCCTCCTCGGCTCGTTTACCTATCAGGACTCCGACGCTGGTTTGAGAATCAATGACATCCCCGATCCTGGCAACTTCATCGACGACAAATTTCCCCAGACGGCCTTCAGTGCTGAGCTGCAGCACCTGTTTCGCTCGCGGTACCTAAATCTGCGAACCGGTGCCGGATATGTCGCTGTCGACCGCAAGGACGACACGACAATCAGAATTCCCGGACCCGATCCGATCGAGATCCGTTCGGTGACCGACACGGATCTCCAACACTTCAACGCGTACGCGTACGCGGACGTCAATCTCCTGAGGGACGTGACCGCCACGCTGGGGCTCAGTCTCGACTCCCTGAGGGGGGACGAGGATGTCGATAAGGACCAGGTCAACCCGAAGTTCGGGATCACCTGGACTCCGTTCGCGGGGACCACCCTTCGCGCGGCGGCGTTCAGCGTCCTGAAGCGAACGCTGATCACCGACCAGACGATCGAGCCGACCCAGGTGGCCGGGTTCAACCAGTTCTTCGATGACGCCAATCTGACGGAGGCCTGGCGTTACGGGGGGGCGATCGATCAGAAGTTCACGGGCAGCCTGTTCGGAGGCGTGGAGCTCTCCAAACGAGATCTGACGGTTCCGGGCCTCCTGGACCTGTCGGATCCCTTAAACCCAGTCAACCGGGACGCGGACTGGAACGAGTATCTGGGCCGTGCGTACCTGTTCTGGACGCCGCATCCATGGCTGGCGCTCAGGGCGCAGTACCTCTTCGAGCGCTTCGAACGGGATCTCATAGGACCCACGGAGCTGGACACCCAACGCGTGCCCCTGGGGATCGGGTTCTTCCACCCGTCCGAGCTGAGTGCCTCCCTGATGGCGACGTATTGGAATCAGGACGGCATGTTCACGCCCTTCATTGACCCCACCGTTCCCCTTCGATCCGGTAGCGACGAGTTCTGGATTGTCGACGCGGCGATCTCGTACCGTCTGCCGAAGCG carries:
- a CDS encoding TonB-dependent receptor, translating into ELWSSFGRLEQALKAAQKAVVLEPDLSRTQTVLGFAYLTEVKTTQAKEAFDKAIALDQADPLPRLGLGLAKIREGDLHDGRREIEVATSLDPNSSIVRSYLGKAYYEEKRMPLEEHQYSIAEELDPKDPTPWFYDAIAKQTTNRPVEALQDMQKAIELNDNRVVYRSRLSLDSDLAARSASLARVYTDLGFQQLALVEGWKSVNTDPSDFSTHRLLADSYAALPRHEIARVSELLQSQLLQPINTTPIQPRLGESNLFLISAQGPGALSFNEFNPIFNRDGVTIQTSGLVAENSTYGGEAVASGIYQKTSFSVGGFHFTTDGFRENADQRDEIANVFVQQELTPDTGIQVEYRYRDLEQGDVQQRFFPEDFFRGLRNEEERHTFRLGARHAFSPGSILLGSFTYQDSDAGLRINDIPDPGNFIDDKFPQTAFSAELQHLFRSRYLNLRTGAGYVAVDRKDDTTIRIPGPDPIEIRSVTDTDLQHFNAYAYADVNLLRDVTATLGLSLDSLRGDEDVDKDQVNPKFGITWTPFAGTTLRAAAFSVLKRTLITDQTIEPTQVAGFNQFFDDANLTEAWRYGGAIDQKFTGSLFGGVELSKRDLTVPGLLDLSDPLNPVNRDADWNEYLGRAYLFWTPHPWLALRAQYLFERFERDLIGPTELDTQRVPLGIGFFHPSELSASLMATYWNQDGMFTPFIDPTVPLRSGSDEFWIVDAAISYRLPKRYGFISVGATNLFDEEFNFFEVDFDNPTIQPTRTVFARVTLAFP